In one Nomascus leucogenys isolate Asia chromosome 13, Asia_NLE_v1, whole genome shotgun sequence genomic region, the following are encoded:
- the DPH3P1 gene encoding LOW QUALITY PROTEIN: putative DPH3 homolog B (The sequence of the model RefSeq protein was modified relative to this genomic sequence to represent the inferred CDS: inserted 2 bases in 1 codon): protein MAVFHDEVEIEDFQYDEDSETYXPCPCGDNFSITKEELENGEGVAMCPSCSLIIKVIYDKDQFACGETVPVPSANKE from the exons ATGGCAGTATTTCACGACGAGGTGGAAATCGAGGACTTTCAATATGACGAGGATTCGGAGACATA TCCCTGCCCATGTGGAGATAACTTCTCCATCACCAAGGAAGAGCTGGAGAATGGGGAAGGTGTGGCAATGTGTCCTAGCTGCTCTCTCATTATAAAAGTGATTTATGACAAAGATCAGTTTGCGTGTGGAGAAACAGTCCCAGTGCCTTCAGCCAACAAAGAGTGA